A window of Desulfovibrio sp. contains these coding sequences:
- a CDS encoding sulfite exporter TauE/SafE family protein, translating into MSFGRQVYEFLLSGSQAYAKWDLEVSTSILKNRKKLLLILALAVPILAGCLAEAYEYHEMLGGKSAYAPAFYTTNIFLASIAVGLAAGLITGCIGAGGGFIITPALMAVGVKGILAVGTDLFHIFAKAIMGTTVHKKLGNVSGKLAVAFLAGSIIGTFIGGAINKGLYNADPLLSELFISSIYAVLLGFLGFYALFDFLKSSRGGAAASQDAHGGSSGMTGLAVKLQGLRMPPMISFDEDLVPGGRRISGWIVAAGGVFVGLLAAIMGVGGGFVTFPMFVYIFGVSSMTTVGTDILQIIFTAGFAAIGQYAIYGYVFYTLAIGMLLGSLLGIQVGALTTKVVKGIHIRGFYAISIIAGFINRAATLPKKLVEMEVLHWSPSLVGIIENVGNVVFWVVVAFFGLWVFSKFFFNIGKLRGEA; encoded by the coding sequence ATGAGTTTTGGCAGACAAGTGTATGAGTTTCTGCTGAGCGGCTCGCAAGCCTACGCGAAATGGGATCTGGAGGTATCGACCTCCATTCTCAAGAACCGCAAAAAACTGCTGCTGATTCTGGCGCTGGCAGTGCCGATTCTTGCGGGTTGCCTGGCGGAGGCTTATGAGTACCACGAAATGCTGGGCGGCAAAAGCGCCTACGCGCCCGCCTTTTACACCACTAACATTTTTCTGGCGTCCATAGCCGTGGGCCTTGCCGCCGGTCTCATCACCGGGTGTATCGGTGCTGGCGGCGGTTTCATCATCACCCCGGCGCTTATGGCCGTGGGGGTCAAGGGCATCCTGGCGGTGGGCACTGACCTGTTCCACATTTTCGCCAAGGCCATCATGGGCACCACGGTGCACAAGAAGCTTGGCAACGTGTCGGGCAAACTGGCCGTGGCCTTTCTGGCCGGGTCCATTATCGGAACATTTATCGGCGGCGCCATCAACAAGGGCCTTTACAACGCCGACCCCCTGCTTTCCGAGTTGTTCATCAGCAGTATTTACGCTGTGTTGCTGGGCTTTCTCGGCTTTTATGCCCTGTTTGACTTTTTGAAGAGCTCGCGCGGCGGCGCTGCCGCAAGTCAGGACGCGCACGGCGGCAGCTCCGGCATGACCGGTCTTGCCGTGAAGCTTCAGGGCCTGCGCATGCCCCCCATGATCTCCTTTGATGAAGACCTCGTGCCCGGCGGCCGCCGCATCTCCGGCTGGATCGTTGCCGCTGGCGGCGTCTTTGTGGGCCTGCTGGCCGCCATCATGGGCGTGGGCGGCGGCTTTGTCACCTTCCCCATGTTCGTGTACATCTTCGGCGTGTCCTCCATGACCACAGTGGGCACCGATATTCTGCAGATCATCTTTACCGCCGGTTTTGCCGCCATCGGCCAGTACGCCATTTACGGCTACGTGTTCTACACCCTGGCCATCGGCATGCTGCTCGGTTCACTGCTGGGCATCCAGGTCGGCGCTCTGACCACCAAGGTGGTCAAGGGCATCCACATCCGCGGCTTCTATGCCATTTCCATCATTGCCGGTTTTATCAACCGTGCCGCCACCCTGCCCAAAAAGCTGGTGGAAATGGAAGTGCTGCACTGGTCGCCCAGTCTTGTGGGTATTATCGAAAATGTGGGCAACGTCGTTTTCTGGGTCGTTGTGGCATTTTTCGGCCTCTGGGTTTTCAGCAAGTTCTTCTTTAACATCGGCAAGCTCAGAGGGGAGGCCTGA
- a CDS encoding YkgJ family cysteine cluster protein: MSKDASRDFIDNLPELGPDETFCFDCNPEVPCFNRCCAELTLPLTPYDISRLRRHLGMASDVFLNTFTTLRSFPDTGFPLPMLRMLDGPDEPCPFVTPAGCSVYEDRPGACRYYPIGRGTKMAADGVAERFFIVRESHCHGFDKGTSRTAQQWMKNEELQPFNEANDRYMRLMAMVRATGNPLEARMATTAVLCLFQIDKFRELINAMNMFSHVAIDAARKTAIMEDSLDGDVAALNFALDWLELIIFGQSQGLAKK; encoded by the coding sequence ATGAGCAAAGACGCAAGCCGCGATTTTATTGACAACCTGCCCGAGCTTGGCCCAGACGAAACCTTCTGCTTTGACTGCAACCCCGAGGTGCCCTGCTTCAATCGCTGCTGCGCGGAGCTCACCCTGCCGCTCACCCCCTACGACATTTCACGCTTGCGCCGTCACCTGGGCATGGCCAGCGATGTTTTTCTCAACACCTTTACCACCCTGCGCTCCTTCCCTGACACGGGCTTTCCCCTGCCCATGCTGCGCATGCTGGACGGGCCGGACGAACCCTGCCCCTTTGTGACGCCAGCGGGCTGTTCCGTATACGAGGACAGGCCGGGCGCGTGTCGCTACTACCCCATAGGGCGCGGCACAAAAATGGCTGCAGATGGCGTTGCCGAACGCTTTTTTATCGTGCGCGAATCCCATTGCCACGGGTTTGACAAGGGCACCAGCCGCACCGCGCAGCAGTGGATGAAAAATGAAGAGCTGCAGCCCTTCAATGAGGCCAATGACCGCTATATGCGCCTGATGGCCATGGTGCGCGCTACCGGCAACCCCCTTGAGGCGCGCATGGCCACCACGGCCGTGCTTTGCCTTTTTCAGATCGACAAATTCCGCGAACTCATCAACGCCATGAACATGTTCAGCCATGTGGCCATTGATGCAGCGCGCAAAACTGCCATTATGGAAGACAGCCTGGACGGAGACGTGGCGGCCCTGAACTTTGCCCTGGACTGGCTGGAACTGATCATATTCGGGCAAAGCCAGGGACTTGCAAAAAAATAG
- the hisG gene encoding ATP phosphoribosyltransferase, whose translation MSADTKPIIKLGVPKGSLEEATINLFERAGWKIRKHTRNYFPDINDPEITASLCRVQEIGEYIEAGVLDVGITGLDWLAERNHEDKVVRVSDLVYSKTSNRPCRWVLAVAGDAPYRCAADLAGKRIATELEGLTRRYFEKAGVNVDVFYSWGATEAKVVEGLADGIVEVTETGTTIRAHGLRIIDEVMVSYPVLIANRDAWADPRKRAKIEQLDLLLQGALRAENLVALKMNAPADNLAAILEMLPSLNSPTVSPLRDEKWLSVESVVQIDVVRDLIPRLREAGAEGIIEYALNKVI comes from the coding sequence ATGAGCGCGGATACGAAGCCCATCATCAAACTGGGCGTGCCCAAGGGTTCGCTGGAAGAAGCCACTATCAATCTTTTTGAGCGCGCGGGCTGGAAAATCCGCAAGCATACGCGCAACTATTTTCCCGACATCAACGACCCCGAGATTACGGCATCCTTGTGCCGCGTGCAGGAAATCGGGGAGTATATCGAGGCTGGCGTGCTGGACGTGGGCATCACCGGGCTTGACTGGCTTGCCGAGCGCAACCACGAAGACAAGGTCGTGCGCGTTTCCGACCTTGTGTACTCCAAGACTTCCAACAGGCCCTGTCGCTGGGTGCTGGCCGTGGCGGGCGACGCCCCGTACCGCTGCGCCGCCGACCTCGCGGGCAAACGCATTGCCACCGAACTTGAGGGCCTGACGCGCCGCTATTTTGAAAAAGCCGGCGTCAATGTGGACGTATTCTACTCCTGGGGAGCCACCGAGGCCAAGGTGGTGGAAGGGCTTGCCGACGGCATTGTGGAAGTGACCGAAACCGGCACCACCATTCGCGCCCACGGCCTGCGCATCATTGACGAAGTCATGGTCTCCTACCCTGTGCTCATCGCCAACAGGGACGCCTGGGCCGACCCGCGCAAGCGCGCCAAGATCGAGCAGCTTGACCTGCTGCTTCAGGGCGCTCTGCGGGCAGAAAATCTGGTGGCCCTCAAGATGAACGCCCCGGCGGACAACCTTGCGGCCATTCTTGAAATGTTGCCGTCGCTCAACTCCCCCACGGTGTCCCCCCTGCGGGACGAAAAATGGCTATCGGTCGAGTCCGTGGTGCAGATCGACGTGGTGCGCGACCTTATCCCGCGCCTACGCGAGGCTGGAGCCGAAGGCATTATCGAATACGCCCTGAACAAGGTCATCTAA
- the hisI gene encoding phosphoribosyl-AMP cyclohydrolase: protein MTAPEQTPAAVPGADFAPDFSKGLLPAIAQDHATGEVLMLAYMNEEAWRKTLETGEAHYWSRSRKELWHKGGTSGHVQKICALRLDCDNDTVLLLVEQMGGAACHTGRRTCFYREWKDGAANLCAPMVFDPEKVYGVK from the coding sequence ATGACAGCCCCGGAACAAACACCCGCAGCCGTTCCCGGCGCGGATTTTGCGCCCGACTTCAGCAAGGGCCTTCTGCCCGCCATCGCGCAGGACCACGCCACAGGCGAGGTGCTGATGCTGGCCTATATGAATGAAGAAGCCTGGCGCAAAACCCTTGAAACCGGCGAAGCCCATTACTGGAGCCGCAGCCGCAAGGAACTCTGGCATAAGGGCGGTACTTCCGGCCATGTACAGAAGATCTGCGCTCTGCGGCTGGACTGTGACAATGACACGGTACTTCTGCTGGTGGAACAGATGGGCGGCGCGGCCTGCCATACGGGTCGGCGCACCTGTTTTTACCGGGAATGGAAGGACGGCGCAGCAAACCTGTGCGCCCCAATGGTTTTTGACCCTGAAAAAGTCTACGGCGTAAAATAA
- a CDS encoding DEAD/DEAH box helicase — protein MPEHQLPTDPDTASATAKDAPSGVAAAPLEGISVSEPEDALPRVTLADLPQAMHEACARAGWQGLMPVQSLAFPYLLEGRDIMVQSRTGSGKTGCYLLPMLPRLSADLKAPQALVLAPTRELAVQVEREAATLFAGTGIVTVAVYGGVGYKKQMDALRDGAQLIVGTPGRVLDHLLRRTLDLKDLRELVFDEADRMLSIGFYPDMKEIQRYLPRRPIHTCLFSATYPPHVLKLAGEFMSAPAMLSLSQKEVHVAEVQHLFCEVKPMDKDRALVRLLETENPASAIIFCNTKSNVHYVTGVLQGFGYSADELSADLSQSRREAVLEKIRQGKLQYLVATDVAARGIDIPELSHVFLYEPPEDHESYIHRAGRTGRAGAAGTVISLVDVMQRMELDRIAKHYKIGLIPLPLPTDEDVARVAGARLTAILEGRFRNLTGLERMRVARYTQLARDLAAEGGDDEDSALLLAMLLDAAHQESLRENRFPDPSSPSPAAGQSGGSRQGSGRGGSGSRGGRSSRGGNGGNSDRSERSDRNERSDRSERNDRSDRSERSETASGENAEARSGRRRRSSRRRDGEQGRDAGDTAPRNEQGKTDSAE, from the coding sequence ATGCCAGAACATCAATTGCCCACCGACCCCGACACAGCCTCCGCAACAGCGAAAGACGCGCCGTCTGGCGTCGCGGCCGCGCCCCTTGAGGGCATATCCGTCAGCGAACCTGAAGACGCGCTGCCGCGGGTAACCCTAGCCGATCTGCCCCAGGCCATGCACGAAGCCTGCGCCCGCGCTGGCTGGCAGGGGCTTATGCCCGTTCAGTCCCTGGCGTTCCCCTATCTGCTGGAAGGGCGCGACATCATGGTGCAGTCGCGCACTGGCAGCGGCAAGACCGGCTGCTACCTTTTGCCCATGCTGCCCCGACTGTCCGCCGACCTCAAGGCGCCGCAGGCCCTTGTGCTGGCCCCCACGCGGGAACTGGCCGTACAGGTCGAGCGCGAGGCCGCCACACTGTTCGCGGGCACGGGCATTGTCACTGTCGCCGTTTACGGTGGCGTGGGCTACAAAAAACAGATGGACGCCCTGCGCGACGGAGCCCAGCTCATCGTGGGCACTCCCGGCCGCGTGCTGGACCATTTGCTGCGTCGCACCCTTGACCTCAAGGACTTGCGCGAACTGGTTTTTGACGAGGCCGACCGCATGCTCTCCATCGGCTTTTACCCGGACATGAAGGAGATACAGCGCTATCTGCCCCGGCGGCCCATCCATACCTGCCTGTTTTCGGCCACGTATCCTCCGCACGTGCTCAAGCTGGCCGGGGAGTTCATGTCTGCGCCGGCCATGCTTTCCCTTTCGCAAAAAGAAGTACACGTGGCCGAGGTGCAGCACCTCTTCTGCGAAGTGAAGCCCATGGATAAAGACCGCGCCCTGGTGCGGCTGCTGGAGACGGAAAATCCCGCTTCGGCCATCATTTTTTGCAATACCAAGTCCAACGTCCACTATGTGACGGGTGTCCTGCAGGGCTTCGGTTACAGCGCCGACGAGCTTTCCGCCGACCTTTCCCAGTCCCGGCGTGAGGCCGTGCTGGAAAAGATCCGTCAGGGCAAGCTGCAGTATCTGGTGGCCACGGACGTTGCCGCGCGCGGCATTGATATTCCCGAACTGTCGCACGTGTTCCTGTACGAGCCGCCCGAAGATCACGAAAGCTACATCCACCGCGCAGGCCGCACGGGCCGCGCCGGAGCCGCAGGCACGGTGATTTCTCTGGTGGACGTCATGCAGCGCATGGAACTTGACCGCATCGCCAAGCACTACAAGATCGGCCTCATCCCCCTGCCCCTGCCCACGGACGAAGACGTGGCCCGCGTGGCGGGAGCCCGCCTGACAGCCATTCTTGAAGGGCGTTTTCGCAATCTCACGGGCCTTGAGCGCATGCGCGTGGCCCGCTATACCCAACTGGCGCGCGACCTCGCGGCCGAAGGGGGAGATGACGAGGACAGCGCCCTGCTGCTGGCCATGCTGCTGGATGCGGCCCATCAGGAAAGCCTGCGTGAAAACCGCTTTCCCGACCCGTCTTCCCCCAGCCCCGCAGCAGGCCAGAGCGGCGGTTCGCGTCAGGGTTCGGGCCGTGGCGGTTCAGGCAGCCGTGGCGGCAGAAGTTCCAGGGGCGGCAACGGCGGAAACAGTGACCGCAGCGAACGTAGTGATCGCAATGAGCGTAGTGACCGCAGCGAACGCAACGATCGTAGCGACCGCAGCGAGCGCAGCGAGACCGCCAGCGGAGAAAACGCGGAGGCCCGCTCGGGCAGACGCCGCCGTTCTTCGCGCCGCCGTGACGGCGAACAGGGCAGGGATGCCGGGGACACTGCGCCCCGGAATGAGCAAGGCAAAACGGACAGCGCTGAATAA